AAACCTCAAGTGTAACAGAAACTGTTTCAGCCTTTAACTTTGTTTATTTAACAGGGAGTGTAACTGTCCGATATGTAGGTGTAGAACAGATGCTGCACATAGGTCATTGCCATTGCAGCTTTGTCACTAATTAATTTTATCATTGGTTCCTTCTCCCAATGTGTAATCTCAATAGGGATAATTGATTTAATTTAATCTTTTTACAGGTGAAAAGGCTAACTGATTTTACCGACAAATCTCTTTGTTTTATCAGGTTTCCTCCCTTTATTTTTCCCCTGTTCATTTGTCTGCTGCACCTTGTATTTTAAGCATTGTGATTGCAGCTCTGCTGCAAGGTTTCCTGTTGGCTGTATAAAGGTTCATGTTTGTTTCCTTTGCTGTTGACCTACATCTGAATAGGAAGCAggtgttccttttttttttcttctttcagaTCTTGTACATGGAACATCAGCGTTTTGAACTGTCCAATCTCTTGGAGTGGAACTAATTTTGAGGCTGCCTGCTGCTTCTACATTACGGCACTTGGGCTTTTTCCTGATGTAGCTGAAGCTGACCCTCAATCCTGCATTATTGTGCTGTACAAGTAAACACATGAACTAGCATAAATTGTTGGGGTATGCCAGGTAAGAAGTCCCGAATGTAAATCTGATCTCGTTCTTAAAAAATACATATATATTTGTTAAAGTCTCAGTTGTGTTATATATTCCTGGTGTATGATTTCTGGGTGTTTTCGGTGATATCTGTCCAAATTTGCTAATTTCTCATGCTGTAGTGTTGGAATTTTAAACAGCTATGTGAAAGAACTCGGACAGTTATTGTTACCTGGGATATATATGGTTGGTTATGCAAATGGTGACACCTCCCTCGTGTTGGATCTTGGAAGTGCTAATAGCTGATGTGAGATGACTTATTTGATGTCTGGGTCATGTCTGGATACGACATTTTTCTTGCTAtttttatctttatttctacTGTAACAACGCAGCATGGTAGCAGATTGCTGCCCTAGAAGCATGTTGCTCTCTCTTGGATTCATTTTCCCCGATTGTTAAGCATGTCTGTCGTCTCCTGATTTTTTTCCCCTCCGTATTATTTGAAGGTGTCGGTGTGTTGCAACGGTTTTCAAATTTTACTTCCATTTAGTTTATTTGTTGCTCGGTAGAGCTGGCTGCGGAGCCTTtatccagagagagagagagagagagaagagagagagagagagagagagagagagagagagagagagagagagagagagagagagagagctggctGCAGCCACTACTGCAGAACGGAGAAGATAGAACTTGGTCAAAGTTAGAGAATTTTGACTTGATGAAATAACGACCAATGACTCATTTGTCCACCAAATAATCTGACTCAGCCATGTTCGTTTTCGTTAAGAAGATGCAAAAAATAGTAGTCTCGGACAGGATAAGGTACCATACATCTCGACACTTGGTGGAGCTCATGTCGAACCATGTAAAAAAAGTGAACGTCTTCGAGCCAACTCAACGAAATTTTGTACTATGTTCACTACTGCATGACACATCATTCGTGTCGGCTCATTCTTACCGTCCGAAATAAAACCAGTAGCGATAGTTTATCTGGCTGGCGGACATACCTCTCCTACACAATCATCAATTTGGTATTACAAGGCAGCATCAACTTCAAAACACCCTTAggctttcttaaaaaaaaaatcccttaGGCCAGCTCCCCATGAAGAACCACCAGGAATTTCGCAGGATTTCTACAGGAGCCAAACAAATTGCTCCAACAAAATCCTTGCGAAATTCCCATGTTCCAGAGTCCAGACCGGCAACTGCTGCGCAGTGCAGCTTATGAGGCAGCAGACTGTATTCTTCAGCAGAAAATTAAGGTGGAAAAAAAACCCATCTCTGGTATAAGTATGTGTTGTCCCGGCCTGTGTTTAGATCACCTGGACTTGGCTTTCTTGGAGCAGAACATGCCCCCGACCAATGAGATGCCACTCCTCTGCTTCTTGTGCTTCTTCCTGGCGGCCTTGTTCTTGGCGTTCTTGGCCTTCCTCCCCTTGCCGTCGTCCTCGATCATCTTGATGGCCAGCGCCTCCGACAGGCTCGGCAGGTACTCCAGGCTCGCCATCCACTCCTCGGCCCGCCTCTCGTCCCACCGGTCGCTGCGGACCCGGCCGTGGCCGCTGTACTCGTCTTCTGCGACGGCCATCCCCTTGCCGAGGCCGGAGAAGACGGCCAGGCCCCTGCTGAACTGCGCGCTCAGGCTGGACATGGCCACCTCCATGTGGGCCTGCCTCTGCCTTAGCTCCACCAGCTCGCCCTTGGCCTCCGCCAGGTCTTCCTCCAGCTTCCTCAGGCagtccagctccagcaccctGGACGACGAGGCCGCCGGAGGTGCGCTGAGCTTGACGCTGGACTCGCTGCTCGCATTGGAGCTGCTGCCGTTGCCACCGCCGGCGTACCGCTCGCCGAAGACCTCGACGGCCTGCCGGACCGACCGGAACGGTCGGGAGGTGTCGACCTCGGCGCGGCTCGCGGCGGTTGCCTCCATGACGGCCATGGGTGAGGGTGCTGCCACTGCAGGTGAGGCCGTGATGTTGAAGTAGACATGGTTCCCGGGCTTTGTCTTGGCTTCTACTTCAAACACCAACCaggagcggcagcagcagaagaATACAGGCCTTGTGTCATGGTCAAGTAAAAACCGGTAGAGGGGAAGAAGGGGACTTGCCACCAAAGGGACACGAGCTTTTTACAAGTGCAGGCCGGACAAGTTGCTGGGGCAGAaagagctgacaagggcatagTAGAAATGCAGTTGGCCTACTCGACCAGATACTCAGAGTTTGGCAGACAAAGTGCATTTCTTTTAGACAGCAACCACTCTGACAAATGCTTCGGCAGGACTTCAAGAAAGAAAGCCAACCAAATTTATGactcttttcttttcaaaaaaaattatgactGTTTGCACGGGTTGAATGCATAAACAGAACATTTTTTTTCGTATCTTTGTAttagaggaaaaaaaaatgatcCAATTACAAATTGCAGCACCACACCAAAACAGACAGATAACGCATTTGCACGGCTGAAACTGTTAATAGAACAGAAAGGTTCAGGTGATGAACTGACAGCATAACTGACTAGCCATGTACGGAAGTGTGTAGGTACAGCTCCCCCAGTCTAAACCCGAGGGAACAATGGTATAGAATACAATTCTTCGTATAATAACGAGTTAAGGAAAATGGCCATTACTGGTGAAACTGTCAGGAACTCAAGTTTGTCAAATCGTAAATACGCTGATAATTGCAAAAGGCATGTTCACTTGGTTTTTCACAAATGAATTCTATATCAAGCAGATCATAACAGCCGAGACTAcaggaattaaaatttgagagaaGGAAGCAGAAGCTTGTtacaaaaggggaaaaaaaacttATTACAAAGGGTTTGCATGCAAAAAATGCAAGACATAATCTTTACAAACCAATGCGTCGACAAGTTCGATGAATGATGACAATCTAAGAGGCAACTCACTATTTGCATGTCGCTATTTACATGACATAAACCTTAAGCACTTATATTGTCATGTCGCTATTTGCATGAAGTTAACTAAGAAATAACATAATACATAGTGGGGAGAAAAACCCAACATTGAGGTTGTTTACATTGGAGGAAACTGATGCCGTTTGATGGCAGCAAATATGAATATATGCAATCTTTTTTGCAGGTATAGATATATGCACTTGATACAGGCTGAAACATACTTGTTCCACTTACCAAATGAAATTAAAATAAGCATTTGTAAACCTACAAAAAAGCTAAAAAGCATCCATTCACCACTCTGTTCCCACAAGCTGTTTCTTAATCCAAAACTTACAAGTATTAAAATAGGCAGCTTGAATGAAAATTTATAGATATGTAACAGAGCTGTGCAAATATTGTAGAAACCAAGCTGCTAATTGGCCCATGCAATGGAATGAACATTTTTTATTTGCATTTTGCAAAGTCATTTCTGATGGGATATGACAACAGTCTCGCTGATCAAGCTTGTAAGATTCAACCATGTCTACAATTCACCAACGTCAATATACCTATCAACCATGAATTCAATACAGTTTGGTAAAATTCAATTTGCTCCTGCTTGTCTGGAAAGAAAGGCTATCATTGTTAAAACCGTTTGACCTCCATCGTCTTAGATGAAACCAGCAAGCAAATTCATTAAACAACCAGCAAACAACTTGAATGCCTGAAGCATAAAAAAAAGTGCAGCCTGTTTACTACTTCCCACTACCTCAAACAAATGAACAAGAGGAGAAAATCAGACACCTTAAATGGATTCAGAATTTCAGGTAACAAGCAAATTCCAATTGGACTCCCCTAACCTGCTCCTTAGCTGCTCATATCAATTGCTCCCATGGGCGGCATGGTGGTCCATCGCACGTCCTTGCAAAAGTCCATATCGTATATTGTAGTTAAAAGCAGCAGGGGAGGGCTGTGGGCGGATGGCCAGCCGAGGCTCCCACGCAGCGTCGATGCGAGGAGGCCGGTCGATTTTCGCGCAACAGGGATGAGGCAAGTGCGTTAGCACACTCGTGTTAGATCGAGCCGCGCACCACCCAATTAAACCTCCCCCTACCCGGCGTCGTCGGCGAGCGCGAGAGGGAGGCGAGAGCCGTGACGGGGATGGCTGAGCCGGCACGAGGGGCAGGTGTTAGGGATGTGGCGGCAACGGTGAAGCACGGGGGTGGGTGGCGAgctgcggaggaggaggaggaggttgaggggaagcgcgcggggcggaggaggcagggacGCGATGGGCGGAGGAACCGTCGGGGACGAGAGcgtggggagggagaggggagctGAGAGGCGAGCCTGCTAGACCAATTGTTCCAGcttcaaacaaaaagaaaattattCCGCGTTCAAAAAGTGTACTATAAAAAAACATCAAGTGTGATTTtattttaaagatttcacaCAAAAAATTATCACGATTTTGTAAAATATGACTGTACCATGACTAGTAGTCACACACGTGTAACTGCTAATAGCCCCCGACCGAGGGAGCGCCTCTGTTCACATCCGTGTCACACCCATGGTTCCCCAACCCGTCGGTAATCGGTCTGGtttgaccggtcaaaccg
This window of the Panicum virgatum strain AP13 chromosome 1K, P.virgatum_v5, whole genome shotgun sequence genome carries:
- the LOC120704555 gene encoding WEB family protein At1g75720-like, which gives rise to MAVMEATAASRAEVDTSRPFRSVRQAVEVFGERYAGGGNGSSSNASSESSVKLSAPPAASSSRVLELDCLRKLEEDLAEAKGELVELRQRQAHMEVAMSSLSAQFSRGLAVFSGLGKGMAVAEDEYSGHGRVRSDRWDERRAEEWMASLEYLPSLSEALAIKMIEDDGKGRKAKNAKNKAARKKHKKQRSGISLVGGMFCSKKAKSR